In one window of Patescibacteria group bacterium DNA:
- a CDS encoding DUF2892 domain-containing protein has protein sequence MQKLQNENLLDRLIRVALGELFLLLAFFWVSGTLSLVLYIVGGVTLFTAITGFCALYKIINFSTVVKFPSALGKKIIYFFVVVLVMLPTIGAYYSNFFTKKFFLEDYNRMNNYYKQTLFNTGKDLRPESIDNYEKLVIEYKKYSDKYSVYHPYVIRKDSQFNDDIKNISEKIVNAKDKIYNGDLLALHKELEDVRPIFQDMLKRNNFSMLAVALVDFHDAMEKAIAAADAKDAQGVIDVYPEIDEKLKAVEETANDDEIKAIRANLDSLLDLANNNKTEELSKKAGELKSSFVKVYLKRG, from the coding sequence ATGCAAAAACTGCAAAATGAAAATCTCTTAGATCGCTTAATCCGGGTCGCATTGGGCGAACTTTTTTTATTACTAGCCTTTTTTTGGGTTAGTGGCACGCTGTCTCTGGTTCTCTATATTGTCGGCGGGGTCACTTTATTCACAGCGATAACCGGTTTTTGTGCGCTTTATAAAATAATTAATTTTAGCACGGTGGTAAAATTTCCTTCAGCTTTAGGAAAAAAAATTATTTATTTCTTTGTGGTTGTTTTAGTGATGTTGCCAACTATTGGCGCTTATTATAGTAATTTTTTCACCAAGAAATTTTTCTTAGAAGATTACAACCGGATGAATAATTATTACAAGCAGACGCTTTTTAATACTGGTAAAGATTTACGACCGGAAAGTATTGATAATTATGAAAAATTAGTAATTGAGTATAAGAAGTATAGTGATAAATACAGTGTTTATCATCCCTATGTTATTCGTAAAGACTCTCAATTTAACGATGATATTAAAAATATCTCAGAGAAAATAGTCAATGCTAAAGATAAAATCTATAATGGCGATTTGTTGGCTTTGCATAAAGAGCTAGAAGATGTGCGACCGATTTTTCAAGACATGTTAAAGCGTAATAATTTCTCAATGTTAGCTGTGGCCTTGGTTGATTTTCATGATGCCATGGAAAAAGCTATTGCAGCGGCTGACGCCAAAGATGCTCAAGGGGTAATTGACGTTTATCCGGAGATTGACGAGAAATTAAAAGCGGTAGAGGAAACAGCGAATGATGACGAGATAAAAGCAATTAGAGCCAATCTTGATAGTCTTCTAGACTTGGCCAATAATAATAAAACTGAGGAATTATCAAAAAAAGCCGGAGAGTTAAAGAGTAGCTTTGTTAAAGTCTATCTTAAACGCGGTTAA
- a CDS encoding RNA polymerase sigma factor, translated as MDEEKMFLEIYDKYGEQVMRHISFRVSNNKEAQDIFQETFLRTWKSLVNEQKIENLRAFVYMVARNLIIDFYRKKSRSDIALDDLGANEPSSNDLADSTSDKIEVKKIKAAIESLETDNEREIVYMRYIDDLSVKEIATMMDKNPNNIRVICHRGLKKIRNQLYV; from the coding sequence ATGGACGAAGAAAAAATGTTTTTAGAGATTTATGATAAATATGGTGAGCAGGTTATGCGCCATATTAGTTTTCGCGTGTCTAATAACAAGGAGGCGCAGGATATTTTTCAAGAGACTTTTTTGCGAACTTGGAAGTCCTTAGTCAATGAACAAAAAATTGAAAATCTTCGAGCATTTGTTTATATGGTGGCCAGGAATCTCATTATTGATTTTTACCGGAAGAAAAGTCGATCTGATATTGCCTTGGATGACTTGGGGGCAAATGAGCCATCAAGTAATGATTTGGCTGATAGTACGTCAGATAAGATAGAGGTGAAAAAAATTAAAGCAGCTATTGAAAGTCTTGAAACAGACAATGAACGTGAAATTGTGTATATGAGATATATTGACGATTTAAGTGTTAAGGAAATTGCTACAATGATGGATAAAAATCCAAACAATATTCGCGTCATATGTCATCGAGGATTAAAAAAAATAAGAAACCAATTATATGTTTAA
- a CDS encoding response regulator, whose protein sequence is MKKILLVDDSPVIRGFLKPVLEDAGHMVTIADCSLEALVHLVGNPDFDYILTDYRRPQMDGVEFAKAIQEKGIKIPVIMITASPERINKDDQNIFLAIFSKPVQTEALKNLIER, encoded by the coding sequence ATGAAAAAAATTTTATTAGTCGATGACAGTCCCGTGATTCGCGGGTTTCTAAAGCCTGTCCTAGAAGATGCCGGCCACATGGTGACAATTGCCGATTGTTCCCTGGAGGCGCTGGTGCACCTAGTTGGTAATCCCGATTTTGATTATATTCTCACGGATTATCGCAGACCGCAAATGGATGGAGTTGAGTTCGCAAAAGCAATTCAAGAAAAAGGGATTAAAATTCCCGTAATAATGATAACCGCTAGTCCCGAAAGGATAAATAAAGATGATCAAAATATTTTTTTGGCCATCTTTTCAAAACCAGTCCAAACTGAGGCCTTAAAGAATTTGATTGAGAGGTAA
- a CDS encoding NUDIX domain-containing protein, whose protein sequence is MTTEKIRPRVGVGVLIQNSKGEVLLGLRQGAHGEGEWSFPGGHLEFGETIFETAKREVKEEVDLDVSEFELISVADELRYIITDNKHYLNIGIKAVYNGGDPKLMEPDKCKEWRWVSLNDLPKRLFKGTELVIRNFKDGKIYQPNN, encoded by the coding sequence ATGACAACAGAAAAAATAAGACCGCGTGTTGGCGTTGGTGTGTTAATTCAAAATAGCAAAGGCGAGGTGTTGCTTGGTTTGCGACAAGGGGCGCATGGTGAGGGTGAGTGGAGTTTTCCGGGTGGGCATTTGGAGTTTGGGGAGACTATTTTTGAAACGGCAAAGAGGGAGGTAAAAGAGGAAGTTGATCTTGATGTGAGTGAATTTGAATTGATTTCCGTGGCTGACGAATTGCGTTATATTATAACTGACAATAAACATTATCTTAATATTGGTATCAAGGCTGTGTACAATGGCGGTGATCCGAAACTTATGGAGCCGGACAAATGCAAAGAATGGCGCTGGGTGAGCTTGAATGATTTGCCGAAAAGATTATTTAAGGGGACAGAGTTGGTTATTAGAAATTTTAAGGACGGAAAAATATATCAACCAAATAACTAA
- the tsaE gene encoding tRNA (adenosine(37)-N6)-threonylcarbamoyltransferase complex ATPase subunit type 1 TsaE, whose product MKKIILKGEGATILFARKIADKLKGGEVILLSGDLGAGKTTFTRGLGKALGVKQNVNSPTFVVMKVYHANTPTVNKFVHIDAYRLESGRDLTNIGASEYFGAEKTVTVIEWPEKIADVLPKNTINISIKNVSEDSREFTVKNNKKTEILAI is encoded by the coding sequence ATGAAAAAAATAATCCTAAAAGGCGAGGGGGCAACTATTCTGTTTGCCAGAAAAATAGCTGATAAACTAAAAGGCGGCGAAGTAATCCTCTTATCCGGAGACCTCGGCGCTGGCAAAACCACGTTTACCAGAGGCTTAGGCAAAGCCCTAGGGGTCAAACAGAACGTCAACAGCCCCACCTTCGTCGTTATGAAGGTTTATCACGCAAATACCCCCACGGTCAATAAATTTGTCCACATCGACGCCTACCGCTTAGAATCAGGTCGCGATTTAACCAATATCGGCGCATCAGAGTATTTTGGAGCGGAAAAGACGGTTACGGTAATAGAATGGCCTGAAAAAATAGCTGATGTTTTGCCTAAAAATACAATAAACATTAGTATAAAAAATGTAAGCGAAGACAGCCGCGAGTTCACGGTAAAAAACAATAAAAAGACTGAAATCTTAGCAATTTAG
- a CDS encoding sigma-70 family RNA polymerase sigma factor, whose product MPPEEARVNSLINKGRSRDFVTETELLYVFPEVEEYIYDYELFLEKLQRNGVRIIEDTGKILETSFLDTDNFVAKKDGDAPKKKERVFEGSNVLGRDIADLSKLSSDSIQMYLKEIGRVPLLKTEDEVELAKRKERGDRRAEHKLIQANLRLVVSIAKKFTGAKGLSLLDLIQEGNIGLFRAVEKFDYRKGYKFSTYATWWIRQAITRALADQSRTIRIPVHMVETINKFTQIERQLIQDLGREPLPEEISAEMHEDIDKVRHIIKISQDTISLETSVGDDDEDSTLENFIEDVRSVTPDRSAALQLLKDYVKEVIQQLSPREQKIIEMRFGLTDGVAHTLEEVGREFDVTRERIRQIEAKALEKVQKHDGIQKLRDY is encoded by the coding sequence ATGCCACCTGAGGAGGCGAGGGTAAATAGCTTGATCAACAAAGGTCGTTCTCGTGATTTTGTAACCGAGACCGAGCTGCTTTATGTTTTTCCCGAGGTTGAAGAATATATTTATGATTATGAATTGTTTCTAGAGAAATTACAAAGAAATGGCGTACGTATTATTGAAGATACTGGCAAGATTTTGGAGACAAGCTTTTTGGATACGGATAATTTTGTAGCCAAGAAAGATGGTGATGCGCCCAAGAAAAAAGAACGTGTCTTTGAGGGTAGCAATGTACTTGGTCGCGATATCGCTGATTTGTCCAAGTTGAGCTCTGACTCAATTCAAATGTATTTGAAGGAAATTGGTCGTGTACCGTTATTAAAGACTGAGGATGAGGTTGAATTGGCGAAGAGAAAAGAACGTGGTGACCGTAGAGCGGAGCACAAATTAATTCAAGCCAATCTTCGTTTGGTAGTTTCGATTGCCAAGAAGTTTACCGGCGCCAAGGGCTTGAGTTTATTAGATTTGATTCAAGAAGGTAATATTGGTTTGTTTAGAGCGGTTGAGAAATTTGATTATCGCAAGGGTTACAAGTTCTCAACTTACGCGACTTGGTGGATTCGTCAAGCGATTACGCGTGCCCTGGCTGATCAATCTCGAACTATTCGTATTCCAGTGCACATGGTTGAAACAATTAATAAGTTTACCCAGATTGAAAGACAATTAATCCAAGACCTAGGACGTGAACCATTGCCAGAAGAAATTTCCGCCGAAATGCACGAAGACATCGACAAGGTTCGTCACATCATCAAGATTTCCCAAGATACAATTTCCCTAGAAACATCCGTCGGCGACGACGACGAAGATTCCACTTTGGAAAACTTCATCGAGGACGTTCGCTCAGTAACTCCAGATCGTTCGGCTGCTTTGCAACTTTTGAAAGATTATGTAAAAGAGGTAATTCAACAACTCTCCCCAAGAGAGCAAAAGATTATCGAAATGCGTTTCGGTCTAACCGACGGCGTGGCACATACCCTGGAAGAAGTCGGTCGAGAGTTCGACGTTACCAGAGAACGTATCCGTCAGATCGAAGCCAAGGCTTTGGAAAAAGTTCAAAAGCATGATGGTATTCAAAAGCTAAGAGATTACTAA
- the dnaG gene encoding DNA primase, which translates to MQPSEEIKSRLDIVDVIRDYIQLQAAGGNFRARCPFHQEKSPSFMVSPEKQIFHCFGCSKGGDVFSFVQEIEGITFIEALRLLAPKAGVTLKQEDPKTYSKRNRILDILDISRKYYHKVLMDSKAAEKARDYLEKRGLTEDTIEEWQVGYSQDSWDDLINILKERGFKDEEIFASGMSVKKEETGRYYNRFRGRIMFPINDVNANTVAFTARVSPEKEATEKMGKYINSPQTDVYDKSKVLFGLDKAKVTVKNQDYAILVEGQMDVITAHQNGFRNVVASSGTALTKEQLNLLKRFSNNIALAFDMDKAGIMAADRGIRETLREGMNIKIIEVPNGKDPDECIKNDLDGWVGALKNAKQMMQYYFDQTFTGLNISKIENIKKAQEKLLPIIAILPNKIERDFWISKFSQITNSDESVVREELSKILKNSEGNQYQDRNQVEVRKLENVSRTREDQLSQLLLSFAFKFPYLFEYLINNLPIEHLSGQENKAIYKKLIFYYNNNINNQETSSEFEYFEFRNWLLSDKEAKNQIEIENQLKLAEKLVLLIDKEFTGLDDENAKEGLIGMLKDLKAIHRKNKMKEIERMIVQLEANTDIDSEDEINGLMNELKYLSEN; encoded by the coding sequence ATGCAACCATCAGAAGAAATAAAATCCAGACTTGATATCGTGGACGTTATTCGCGATTATATCCAACTCCAGGCGGCTGGGGGGAATTTTCGGGCGCGCTGTCCTTTTCATCAAGAAAAGTCGCCATCTTTCATGGTGTCTCCTGAAAAGCAGATTTTTCATTGCTTTGGTTGTTCCAAGGGTGGGGATGTTTTTTCGTTTGTGCAGGAGATTGAGGGAATTACTTTTATTGAGGCTTTGCGTCTTTTGGCGCCAAAAGCGGGAGTGACTTTGAAGCAGGAAGATCCGAAGACCTATTCGAAACGGAATCGAATTTTGGATATTTTGGATATTTCTCGAAAATATTATCACAAGGTATTGATGGACAGTAAGGCAGCGGAGAAGGCGCGTGATTATTTGGAGAAACGTGGTTTGACTGAGGACACAATTGAAGAATGGCAAGTTGGTTATAGTCAGGATTCTTGGGATGACTTGATAAATATATTAAAAGAACGAGGCTTCAAAGATGAAGAAATTTTTGCATCTGGTATGTCGGTAAAAAAAGAAGAGACCGGGCGATATTATAATCGCTTTCGTGGTCGTATTATGTTTCCGATTAATGATGTGAATGCCAACACGGTTGCGTTTACCGCGCGTGTGTCCCCAGAGAAAGAAGCGACAGAAAAAATGGGGAAGTATATTAATAGCCCCCAGACTGACGTTTACGACAAGAGTAAGGTTTTATTTGGTTTGGATAAGGCCAAGGTGACCGTAAAGAATCAGGACTATGCGATTTTAGTTGAAGGGCAAATGGATGTTATTACGGCGCATCAGAATGGTTTTCGTAACGTGGTTGCGTCTTCAGGCACAGCTTTGACCAAGGAACAGCTTAATTTGTTAAAAAGATTTTCAAATAACATTGCGCTGGCTTTTGATATGGACAAGGCTGGGATTATGGCGGCTGACCGCGGGATTCGCGAGACATTGCGCGAGGGGATGAATATTAAAATAATTGAAGTGCCTAATGGAAAGGATCCGGATGAGTGTATCAAGAATGATTTGGATGGTTGGGTCGGTGCTTTAAAGAATGCGAAGCAGATGATGCAATATTATTTTGACCAAACCTTCACTGGTTTGAATATTTCCAAGATTGAGAATATAAAAAAAGCGCAAGAAAAGTTGCTGCCGATAATTGCGATTTTGCCCAACAAGATAGAGCGTGATTTTTGGATTTCTAAGTTTAGTCAGATTACCAATAGTGACGAATCTGTTGTTCGTGAAGAATTGTCAAAAATTCTTAAAAATAGCGAGGGTAATCAGTATCAAGATCGAAATCAAGTTGAGGTGCGAAAACTAGAAAATGTGTCTAGGACTAGAGAAGATCAGTTAAGTCAGTTACTTCTGTCCTTTGCTTTTAAATTTCCATATTTATTTGAATATTTAATAAATAATCTCCCAATTGAGCATCTTTCCGGACAGGAAAATAAAGCTATTTACAAAAAATTAATATTCTACTATAATAACAATATAAATAATCAAGAAACTTCTAGTGAATTTGAGTATTTTGAATTTAGGAATTGGCTACTTAGCGATAAGGAGGCAAAAAATCAAATAGAAATAGAAAACCAGTTAAAATTAGCGGAAAAACTGGTTCTTTTAATTGATAAAGAATTTACTGGTTTAGATGATGAAAATGCCAAAGAGGGCTTAATTGGGATGTTGAAGGACTTAAAAGCTATCCACAGAAAAAACAAAATGAAAGAAATTGAAAGAATGATAGTGCAATTAGAAGCCAACACAGATATTGATAGCGAAGATGAAATTAATGGCTTAATGAATGAGCTCAAGTATTTATCTGAAAATTAA
- a CDS encoding glycosyltransferase family 2 protein, which translates to MDLSIVIVSWNVRDKLRDNLKALFQSEGDFSYEVIVVDNDSADDTVKMVETEFSLVEVVENSYNAGFARGCNLGINMATGDFILLLNPDMRVFPDTLKNMLDWMRANPQASVAGCHLVTETGETMPHVRRFPTAWNQLAVVLKIPHIFSHALDKYLCVDFDYSKAAKVDSIRGGFFMVNMLSDNKPLFWMDERYFLWFDEVDYCKKVYNGHNGSNKGEVWYTPAAKCIDYVGQSFKQVGTIKKQLYFRNSMLKYFKKWHPYWQYLLLKAAWPIGLTLTFVLGKLNVKSKAKT; encoded by the coding sequence ATGGATTTAAGCATCGTCATCGTCTCCTGGAATGTCCGCGATAAATTGCGAGACAACTTAAAAGCTCTTTTTCAAAGTGAGGGTGATTTTAGTTATGAGGTAATTGTGGTTGATAATGATTCAGCCGATGATACCGTCAAGATGGTCGAGACTGAGTTTTCTTTAGTTGAAGTGGTGGAGAATTCTTACAATGCGGGCTTTGCGCGTGGTTGTAATTTGGGAATAAATATGGCGACGGGTGATTTTATTCTTTTGCTCAATCCAGACATGCGCGTTTTTCCGGATACGCTCAAAAACATGCTTGATTGGATGCGCGCCAATCCGCAAGCCAGTGTGGCCGGATGTCATTTGGTGACTGAGACGGGAGAAACGATGCCACATGTTCGTCGCTTCCCAACAGCGTGGAATCAGTTAGCGGTAGTTTTGAAAATTCCACATATTTTTTCGCATGCACTGGATAAATATTTGTGCGTTGATTTTGATTATAGTAAGGCAGCGAAAGTTGATTCGATTCGAGGTGGATTTTTTATGGTAAACATGTTGAGTGACAATAAACCATTATTTTGGATGGATGAAAGATATTTCTTGTGGTTTGACGAGGTGGATTATTGTAAAAAAGTTTATAATGGGCACAACGGCTCGAATAAGGGCGAGGTCTGGTATACACCAGCGGCAAAATGTATTGATTATGTTGGTCAGAGTTTTAAGCAAGTGGGCACAATCAAAAAACAATTGTATTTTCGAAATTCAATGTTGAAATATTTTAAAAAATGGCATCCGTATTGGCAATACCTGTTATTGAAAGCCGCCTGGCCAATCGGTCTAACCCTGACTTTTGTTTTAGGCAAGCTGAACGTCAAAAGCAAAGCAAAAACTTAA
- a CDS encoding glycosyltransferase family 2 protein: MKLIIGTITYNNSTVKYLPDFFDSLKKQTFTDFKLLVADNSEMEENENKKYMDNVADLNFDFWWNKENLGFGRAYNKIIKRAIEFGADYFLVINPDVKLTETALEKMVSVLDADSSLGSVSPKILKWDFSEIQNSIRRGGQNYELIDTCGIGLLPGLRFVDIGQAQEDKGQFENVDILGPSGACGLYRISALQQIAENGKYFDELMFMYKEDCDLVYRLHLAGLKSRYVTEAIVYHDRTASAIGESNLDIIKNRKNKSKQVRIWSFVNQQIIYWKYWRVISGREKLVVVWNQIKLLAYIILFEQYLLLHLIEMRMKCRLAKVY; encoded by the coding sequence ATGAAATTAATAATCGGTACAATTACATATAACAATTCAACGGTAAAATACTTGCCCGATTTTTTTGATAGTTTAAAAAAGCAAACCTTTACCGATTTTAAATTATTAGTAGCTGATAACAGTGAAATGGAAGAAAATGAGAATAAGAAATACATGGATAATGTTGCCGATCTAAATTTTGATTTTTGGTGGAATAAGGAAAATCTTGGCTTCGGGCGCGCTTATAATAAAATAATTAAGCGAGCGATTGAATTCGGGGCTGATTATTTCTTGGTCATTAATCCTGATGTGAAATTAACTGAAACAGCCTTGGAAAAAATGGTGTCGGTCCTGGACGCAGATTCAAGTCTTGGATCGGTTAGTCCAAAAATTTTGAAGTGGGACTTCTCCGAAATTCAAAATTCAATCCGCCGGGGCGGACAAAATTACGAATTAATTGATACTTGTGGTATCGGATTATTACCAGGTTTGCGTTTTGTAGATATTGGTCAAGCTCAAGAAGATAAAGGACAATTTGAAAATGTAGACATACTGGGTCCGAGTGGCGCCTGTGGCTTATATCGCATTTCCGCACTACAACAAATTGCCGAGAATGGAAAATATTTTGACGAACTAATGTTTATGTACAAAGAAGATTGTGATTTGGTATACCGCTTGCATTTAGCTGGTCTTAAATCAAGATATGTCACTGAGGCGATTGTCTATCATGACCGCACGGCGAGCGCAATCGGAGAAAGCAATTTGGATATTATTAAAAATCGCAAAAATAAATCTAAGCAAGTGCGGATTTGGTCATTTGTAAATCAGCAAATTATTTATTGGAAATACTGGCGTGTCATTAGTGGCCGTGAAAAGCTGGTAGTTGTTTGGAATCAAATAAAGCTCTTGGCGTACATTATTTTATTCGAACAATATTTATTGTTGCATTTAATAGAAATGCGAATGAAGTGCCGCCTAGCCAAAGTTTACTAG
- a CDS encoding aminopeptidase, which produces MPKKDYKKIEKELTFAKRNCWDVWGEAEQKKALAFSEGYKDFLNKAKTEREAVSVGVEILKKKGFKSVGELKSLKAGDKFYSVNRGKGLIAGVIGKKLFDEGFRLVMSHIDSPRLDAKVMPLYEDEKLAFLKTHYYGGIKKYHWPTIQLSLHGFVVLKNGKQVSFVIGEDDNDPIFMITDLLPHLARRQMEKTLDKGIVAEELNILIGSIPVVDKDIKERVKLAILEHLNIKYGMIEEDFYSAEIEAVPSAKARDLGFDRSMVAAYGQDDRVCAYGSFDSLLTAKSVNQTQIIYWVDKEEVGSEGLTGAISNYFEVTISKLLGLVGKPKGFSEVHELFSRSMALSSDVTAGYDPDYKDVHDPLNAARLGFGVALERHTGHRGKSSTSEANAEYVQKIRTILNAAGVIWQSAGLGKVDEGGGGTIAMFMASRNLEIIDIGVPLFNMHAPMEIASKADIYSTYLAYKAFFEN; this is translated from the coding sequence ATGCCGAAAAAAGATTACAAAAAAATAGAAAAAGAATTGACTTTCGCGAAGCGGAATTGTTGGGATGTTTGGGGTGAGGCGGAGCAGAAGAAGGCTTTGGCTTTTTCGGAGGGGTATAAGGATTTTTTGAATAAGGCGAAGACGGAGCGCGAGGCAGTCTCGGTTGGTGTGGAGATTTTAAAGAAAAAAGGTTTTAAGAGTGTTGGGGAATTAAAGAGTTTGAAAGCGGGTGATAAATTTTACTCTGTAAATCGCGGCAAGGGCTTGATTGCTGGCGTGATTGGCAAGAAGCTATTTGACGAGGGTTTTCGTTTGGTGATGTCGCACATTGACTCACCGCGTTTGGACGCCAAGGTTATGCCGCTCTATGAGGATGAGAAATTGGCTTTTTTAAAAACGCATTATTACGGCGGAATCAAGAAATATCATTGGCCGACTATCCAATTATCTTTGCACGGTTTTGTTGTTTTAAAAAATGGTAAACAGGTTTCTTTTGTGATTGGTGAGGACGACAATGATCCTATTTTTATGATTACTGATTTGTTGCCACACTTGGCTCGTCGTCAAATGGAAAAGACACTAGATAAAGGAATCGTGGCAGAGGAATTAAATATTTTAATTGGCTCAATTCCTGTTGTTGATAAAGATATTAAGGAGCGGGTGAAATTGGCAATCCTTGAGCATTTGAACATTAAATATGGCATGATTGAGGAAGATTTCTATAGTGCGGAGATTGAAGCTGTGCCATCAGCCAAGGCACGCGATTTGGGCTTTGACCGCTCCATGGTGGCTGCTTACGGCCAAGATGACCGTGTTTGTGCGTATGGCTCTTTTGACTCCTTGTTGACCGCAAAATCTGTAAATCAAACGCAGATTATTTATTGGGTGGATAAGGAAGAAGTTGGTTCAGAGGGTTTGACTGGCGCCATTTCTAATTATTTCGAAGTAACCATTTCTAAATTATTAGGCTTGGTTGGCAAACCAAAGGGTTTTAGTGAAGTGCATGAACTTTTTTCTCGTAGCATGGCCTTGTCTAGTGACGTAACCGCTGGTTATGATCCCGATTACAAAGACGTACATGATCCACTCAATGCCGCACGTTTGGGTTTTGGTGTTGCCTTAGAACGACACACGGGTCACAGGGGTAAGAGCTCAACATCTGAGGCAAATGCGGAGTATGTGCAAAAGATTCGGACCATTTTGAATGCAGCGGGTGTTATTTGGCAATCAGCTGGATTGGGCAAGGTTGACGAAGGTGGTGGTGGCACTATTGCCATGTTCATGGCATCTCGCAATCTGGAGATTATCGATATCGGTGTGCCTCTATTTAATATGCACGCGCCGATGGAGATTGCCTCAAAGGCGGATATTTATTCAACCTATTTAGCATATAAGGCTTTTTTTGAGAACTAG
- a CDS encoding NTP transferase domain-containing protein codes for MKGIILAGGNATRLRPCTKITSKQLLPVYNKPMIYYPLNTLIKAGITEIMIIIAPERAGNFLNLLGSGREFGVDFTYEVQDSPRGLADAFIIGEKFIGNDDVTMILGDNIFEDDFSNDIRNFKKGGKIFAKKVDDSKRFGVVEFDENMKAISIEEKPEKPKSDYAITGLYIYDNRVIEAAKNVKPSHRGEIEITDLHNYYLQLGELETAIVNGAWLDAGTFDSLLEAQILAKEKLQYGMVI; via the coding sequence ATGAAAGGAATTATACTTGCAGGAGGGAATGCAACACGATTAAGACCGTGTACGAAAATTACCTCAAAACAGTTATTGCCGGTTTATAATAAGCCGATGATTTATTATCCGTTAAACACCTTGATTAAGGCTGGAATTACGGAGATTATGATTATCATTGCGCCAGAGCGAGCTGGTAACTTTTTGAATTTACTGGGCAGTGGCCGTGAATTCGGAGTCGATTTTACCTATGAAGTGCAGGATAGTCCTCGTGGTCTAGCTGATGCTTTTATAATTGGTGAGAAGTTTATTGGGAATGATGATGTAACGATGATTTTGGGAGATAATATTTTTGAAGATGATTTTAGCAATGACATAAGAAATTTTAAAAAGGGGGGTAAAATTTTTGCTAAAAAAGTTGATGATTCCAAGCGTTTTGGTGTAGTTGAATTTGACGAAAACATGAAAGCCATTTCCATTGAAGAAAAGCCTGAAAAACCAAAGAGTGATTACGCGATTACCGGACTATATATATATGATAACCGTGTTATAGAAGCAGCAAAAAATGTAAAACCAAGTCATCGTGGCGAGATTGAGATTACTGATTTGCATAATTATTATCTGCAATTAGGTGAATTGGAAACAGCCATAGTGAATGGCGCTTGGCTTGATGCCGGGACTTTTGATAGTTTGCTCGAGGCGCAAATTTTGGCAAAAGAGAAATTGCAGTATGGGATGGTTATTTAA
- the rfbD gene encoding dTDP-4-dehydrorhamnose reductase, whose product MNKILLVGAQGNLGGQLKKVFAKYDVYSWDRDEIDIANREQVMKKITDLEPNVIINAAAYNAVDKCEADEAELQAAQTINGDAPGFLAEAALEVGATLIHYSSDYVFNGEVTEEFREDAQTNPINKYGETKLAGEKNVLRFSDQGLKYFIVRLSKLFGPKGESEVAKPSFFDVMLKLGRERESIDVVNEERSCFTYSPDLALWTKKLLESDSTFGIYHFVNEGACTWYESVLELYKMADINIRVNAVTSDKFPRPAKRPTCSVLVNTKFEKMRSYQDALKEYLSQL is encoded by the coding sequence ATGAATAAAATATTACTAGTTGGTGCTCAGGGTAATTTGGGCGGGCAATTGAAAAAAGTTTTTGCAAAGTATGATGTATATTCTTGGGATCGTGATGAGATTGATATTGCGAATCGGGAGCAAGTTATGAAAAAAATTACAGACTTGGAGCCGAATGTAATAATTAATGCCGCGGCCTATAATGCAGTTGATAAATGTGAAGCAGATGAAGCAGAGCTGCAAGCAGCACAGACTATTAATGGCGATGCGCCAGGTTTTTTGGCTGAGGCGGCTCTGGAGGTCGGCGCAACCTTGATTCATTATTCTAGTGATTATGTTTTTAATGGTGAGGTGACTGAAGAGTTTAGGGAAGATGCACAGACTAATCCGATAAATAAATATGGTGAAACGAAATTGGCTGGTGAAAAAAACGTTCTTCGGTTTTCCGATCAGGGTTTGAAATATTTCATTGTTAGACTTTCAAAATTATTTGGACCAAAGGGTGAGAGCGAGGTAGCGAAACCGAGTTTTTTTGATGTGATGTTGAAATTGGGCCGAGAAAGAGAATCGATTGACGTGGTGAATGAAGAAAGGAGTTGCTTTACTTATTCTCCAGATTTAGCCTTGTGGACAAAAAAGCTTTTGGAAAGTGACAGTACCTTCGGCATTTATCATTTTGTAAATGAAGGCGCTTGTACTTGGTATGAGTCAGTTTTGGAATTGTATAAAATGGCAGATATTAATATTCGGGTTAACGCCGTGACGTCTGATAAATTTCCTAGACCAGCGAAACGACCGACTTGTTCAGTTTTAGTAAATACAAAATTCGAAAAAATGCGCAGCTATCAAGATGCGCTAAAAGAATATTTAAGTCAATTATAA